A stretch of DNA from Verrucomicrobiia bacterium:
ATCATGGATATTCGTAACGGCCGCCTCTACCCCTATACCCCGGCCGATGAAGTGTACCGCTGCCCGGGCGACATCCTCGGATTCCGCGTCGGCGGCCGACAGGTGGTCCGTGTTCGCAGCGTCTCCATGAACGGCCGCATGGCCGGCGATCCCGCCGCCGAATTCGTCAACCCGGGCGTTCCCTTCTTCCGAAAAACCACCGACATCAACCGCCCCTCCCCCGCCCAGGCCAATGTCTTCATCGACGAGGAAGCCGGCAGCATCGACGACGGCTTCTTCGCCGTCCGCGCCCTCCCCAACGTCTGGCTCTGGCAGAACTCCCCCGCCAGCCGCCACGGCAAGGCCGGCCTCGTCTCCTTCGCCGACGGCCATGCCGAAATCTGGCGCTGGCGCGAACCCACCACCGCCAATCTCAAGGGCCTCGATCGTCC
This window harbors:
- a CDS encoding type II secretion system protein; amino-acid sequence: MPIMRQLPLPPRHSIDPGPARRAFTLIELLVVIAIIAILASMLLPALSKAKMKAHGIKCVNNLKQLTLGWIIYADDHDDRLAPNLLGNTNAWIGGNVSSLPGATNIMDIRNGRLYPYTPADEVYRCPGDILGFRVGGRQVVRVRSVSMNGRMAGDPAAEFVNPGVPFFRKTTDINRPSPAQANVFIDEEAGSIDDGFFAVRALPNVWLWQNSPASRHGKAGLVSFADGHAEIWRWREPTTANLKGLDRPARNGDRDLQRFKEATYVP